From the Bacteroidota bacterium genome, one window contains:
- the cas2 gene encoding CRISPR-associated endonuclease Cas2 gives MAIAPALVLLVSYDIENDRDRRAVARYLQGYGERVQYSVFECALDRWEAERLVEGLAERSRRANGTFSVRCYSLDGRAVARVRTIGSGGVVQDVPYYIA, from the coding sequence ATGGCGATAGCACCCGCCCTCGTGCTCCTGGTGTCGTACGACATCGAAAATGACCGGGACCGCCGCGCGGTCGCGCGCTACCTCCAGGGTTACGGCGAGCGCGTCCAATATTCCGTGTTCGAGTGCGCCCTCGACCGGTGGGAGGCCGAGCGACTCGTCGAAGGGCTCGCCGAACGAAGCCGACGCGCAAATGGGACGTTCTCCGTCCGGTGCTACTCGCTCGATGGGCGGGCCGTCGCGCGGGTCCGAACTATCGGCAGTGGCGGCGTCGTCCAAGACGTGCCGTACTACATCGCGTAG
- the cas1 gene encoding CRISPR-associated endonuclease Cas1, with protein sequence MATTGAEATELLSAPAEKVHRVLLFGPCSMTTGAQAHCARTRTPVFLLSSGGRLLGRVEPEGYADARVETQQLRKADDPAAATEVARVVVRAKIRNQVALLSRHLANPDRRPDRAADVRRLAQEALSAAAATADAHDVETVRGLEGTAARAYFEALALLVRPAELRFAGRSRRPPADPFNAVLSLGYTLLYHQQHAFARAHRLHPYVGFLHAVSPGHAALASDLVEEFRCVVDALALGLVNRRELRTEHFENVAGGGVWLNAEGRRVFFAAFEGVMRRPYLHRVHKKQYPYRLCLDLQARAMARWVRGEDRYRPFVWR encoded by the coding sequence GTGGCTACCACCGGCGCGGAGGCGACGGAGCTACTGAGCGCGCCGGCCGAGAAGGTCCACCGCGTCCTCCTCTTCGGGCCGTGCTCGATGACGACCGGCGCGCAGGCCCACTGCGCCCGGACGCGCACGCCGGTCTTCCTGCTCAGCTCAGGCGGACGCCTCCTCGGCCGCGTCGAGCCCGAGGGCTACGCCGACGCCCGCGTTGAGACCCAGCAGCTCCGCAAGGCCGATGACCCCGCCGCCGCCACCGAGGTCGCCCGCGTCGTCGTCCGGGCCAAGATTCGCAACCAGGTCGCCCTCCTCAGCCGTCACCTCGCCAACCCCGACCGCCGGCCAGACCGTGCCGCCGACGTCCGCCGACTCGCTCAAGAGGCCCTCTCAGCCGCCGCCGCCACGGCCGACGCCCACGATGTCGAGACCGTCCGGGGCCTCGAAGGCACGGCCGCCCGGGCCTACTTCGAGGCGCTCGCCCTCCTCGTCCGCCCCGCCGAACTCCGGTTCGCCGGCCGCTCGCGCCGCCCCCCGGCCGACCCGTTCAACGCCGTCCTCAGCCTCGGCTACACGCTCCTCTACCACCAGCAGCACGCGTTCGCCCGAGCCCACCGTCTCCACCCCTACGTCGGGTTCCTCCACGCCGTCAGCCCCGGCCACGCCGCGCTCGCCTCCGACCTCGTCGAGGAGTTCCGGTGTGTCGTCGACGCGCTCGCGCTCGGCCTCGTCAACCGGCGCGAGCTCCGCACCGAGCACTTTGAGAACGTCGCCGGGGGCGGCGTCTGGCTCAACGCCGAGGGCCGCCGCGTCTTCTTCGCTGCCTTCGAGGGCGTCATGCGGCGCCCGTACCTCCACCGGGTCCACAAAAAACAGTACCCGTACCGACTGTGCCTCGACCTCCAGGCCCGAGCGATGGCCCGGTGGGTCCGGGGGGAGGACCGATACCGCCCGTTCGTATGGCGATAG